One genomic segment of Dissulfurirhabdus thermomarina includes these proteins:
- the rpsB gene encoding 30S ribosomal protein S2, which produces MALVTMKQLLEAGVHFGHQTRRWNPKMKPYIFGARNGIYIIDLQKTVKLFKVAYNFVVETTAAGGQVLFVGTKRQAQDAIVEEATRCGMPYVQHRWLGGMLTNFATIQKGIQRLKRIEAMFEDGSIERFPKKEVLQLDRLRQKLHRNLGGIKDMPGLPAAVFVVDSKQEAIAVSEANKLGIPVVAIADTNCDPDGIDYVIPGNDDAIRAIRLITSKVADACVEGRQRYLEAQQAAADKAEEEAAAAAEAPEAAAAVAGEVAPEAEAADTASA; this is translated from the coding sequence ATGGCACTCGTCACGATGAAGCAGCTCCTCGAGGCCGGGGTCCACTTCGGTCACCAGACCCGGAGGTGGAACCCCAAGATGAAGCCCTACATCTTCGGGGCCCGAAACGGCATCTACATCATCGATCTCCAGAAGACGGTCAAGCTCTTCAAGGTCGCCTACAACTTCGTCGTCGAGACCACCGCCGCCGGCGGGCAGGTCCTCTTCGTCGGTACCAAGCGGCAGGCCCAGGACGCCATCGTGGAGGAGGCCACCCGCTGCGGCATGCCCTACGTCCAGCACCGGTGGCTGGGCGGCATGCTCACCAACTTCGCCACCATCCAGAAGGGCATCCAGCGCTTGAAGCGCATCGAGGCCATGTTCGAGGACGGCTCCATCGAGCGCTTTCCGAAGAAGGAGGTCCTCCAGCTGGACCGGCTCCGCCAGAAGCTCCACCGGAACCTCGGCGGCATCAAGGATATGCCCGGTCTGCCGGCCGCGGTCTTCGTGGTGGATTCCAAGCAGGAGGCCATCGCGGTGAGCGAGGCGAACAAGCTGGGGATCCCGGTGGTGGCCATCGCCGACACCAACTGCGACCCCGACGGGATCGATTACGTCATCCCCGGCAACGACGACGCCATCCGGGCCATCCGGCTCATCACCTCCAAGGTCGCCGACGCTTGCGTCGAGGGGCGGCAGCGGTACCTCGAGGCCCAGCAGGCCGCCGCCGACAAGGCCGAGGAAGAGGCCGCGGCCGCCGCCGAGGCCCCGGAAGCCGCCGCGGCCGTGGCGGGCGAGGTCGCCCCCGAGGCCGAGGCCGCGGACACCGCCTCCGCCTGA
- a CDS encoding 30S ribosomal protein S1 has protein sequence MSQFEDLFEQSLQTFQEGEVLEGKVVRVDKEFVLVDVGYKSEGQIPVREFAGPDGTVDVQPGDTVEVLLERWDPEEGMIRLSRSKALRRKVWKEIVAAYEAEAPIKGTVVARIKGGLSVRIGEGRGGVTAFLPYSQIDIRPVRDPESFIDQEVECAILKCNQRRENVVVSRRTLLEKDRAEKRAKTLAELAEGQVREGVVKNITDYGAFVDLGGIDGLLHITDMSWGRVEHPSKVFKVGDTIQVKVLSFDPETEKVSLGTKQLAEDPWLRVEEKYPVGTTVEGTVVSLTDYGAFVELEEGVEGLIHVSEMSWTKRVRHPSQVVNVGDRIQAAVLKVDPEAKRISLSLKQVTGNPWEEVQERYPAGTVIEGTVKNVTDFGVFIGIQEGIDGLVHISDLSWSKRVKHPGELYKKGDAIRAVVLNVDKERERFSLGVKQLQPDPWESVPEKFPAGSVVTGKVTNVTEFGVFVELEEGVEGLIHVSELGPGKVKTPVGMFEEGQEVTAKVIHVAPLERRIGLSIKRIDEEAEQSYYEEYSATGAGHGGTTLGSLLQEELVQQQSRARASEEDEGDE, from the coding sequence ATGAGCCAGTTCGAGGACCTCTTCGAGCAGAGCCTCCAGACCTTCCAGGAAGGGGAGGTGCTCGAGGGGAAGGTCGTCCGCGTTGACAAGGAATTCGTCCTGGTGGACGTGGGGTACAAGTCCGAGGGCCAGATCCCCGTCCGGGAGTTCGCCGGTCCCGACGGCACCGTGGACGTCCAGCCCGGCGACACCGTCGAGGTGCTCCTCGAGCGGTGGGACCCGGAAGAGGGTATGATCCGGCTCTCGCGTTCCAAGGCCCTGCGCCGCAAGGTCTGGAAGGAAATCGTGGCGGCCTACGAGGCCGAGGCCCCCATCAAGGGCACGGTGGTGGCCCGGATCAAGGGCGGGCTCTCCGTCCGGATCGGGGAGGGCCGCGGCGGGGTGACCGCCTTCCTCCCGTATTCGCAGATCGACATCCGGCCTGTGCGCGACCCCGAGAGCTTCATCGACCAGGAGGTCGAGTGCGCCATCCTGAAGTGCAACCAGCGCCGCGAGAACGTGGTGGTCTCCCGGCGGACGCTCCTCGAGAAGGACCGCGCCGAGAAGCGGGCCAAGACCCTGGCCGAACTCGCCGAGGGCCAGGTCCGGGAGGGCGTGGTGAAGAACATCACCGACTACGGGGCCTTCGTGGATCTCGGCGGTATCGACGGGCTCCTCCACATCACCGACATGTCGTGGGGCCGGGTGGAACATCCCTCCAAGGTCTTCAAGGTGGGTGACACCATCCAGGTCAAGGTCCTCTCCTTCGACCCCGAGACCGAGAAGGTCTCCCTGGGTACGAAGCAGCTTGCCGAGGATCCCTGGCTCCGGGTCGAGGAGAAGTACCCCGTGGGCACCACCGTCGAGGGGACGGTGGTCAGCCTCACCGACTACGGGGCTTTCGTGGAGCTCGAGGAGGGGGTCGAGGGGCTGATCCACGTCTCCGAGATGTCCTGGACCAAGCGGGTGCGGCATCCCTCCCAGGTGGTGAACGTGGGGGACCGGATCCAGGCGGCGGTGCTCAAGGTGGACCCGGAGGCCAAGCGGATCTCGCTCAGCCTCAAGCAGGTGACGGGCAACCCCTGGGAAGAGGTCCAGGAGCGCTACCCCGCGGGCACCGTGATCGAGGGGACCGTGAAGAACGTCACCGACTTCGGCGTCTTCATCGGCATCCAGGAAGGCATCGACGGCCTGGTCCACATCTCGGACCTGTCCTGGAGCAAGCGGGTCAAGCACCCCGGCGAGCTCTACAAGAAGGGTGACGCCATCCGGGCCGTGGTTTTGAACGTGGACAAGGAGCGGGAGCGGTTCTCCCTGGGGGTGAAGCAGCTCCAGCCCGACCCCTGGGAGAGCGTCCCCGAGAAGTTCCCGGCCGGGAGCGTCGTCACCGGAAAGGTCACCAACGTCACCGAGTTCGGGGTCTTCGTGGAGCTCGAGGAGGGGGTCGAGGGGCTGATCCACGTCTCCGAGCTGGGGCCCGGGAAGGTCAAGACCCCCGTGGGCATGTTCGAGGAGGGCCAGGAGGTCACCGCCAAGGTGATCCACGTGGCGCCCCTGGAACGGCGGATCGGCCTCTCCATCAAGCGGATCGACGAAGAGGCCGAACAGTCCTACTACGAGGAATATTCCGCCACCGGCGCCGGTCACGGCGGGACCACCCTGGGGAGCCTCCTCCAGGAGGAGCTGGTCCAGCAGCAGAGCCGGGCCCGGGCCTCCGAGGAGGACGAGGGCGACGAGTAG
- the sppA gene encoding signal peptide peptidase SppA: protein MNNDPNGELRRSAWNPVLVVLATVGGLSLLALAGLFFLLYSVLHQASESRTVLPGTGDKVGVVPVTGVIDDPAPTLKALREFRLDASIKAVVVRIDSPGGAVGASQEIYEEIRRLDAVKPVVASMGSVAASGGYYAALGARKIIANPGTVTGSIGVILKIPNLGRLLQKLGIRTTVVKSGKLKDLGSVTRDLTPAERRVLQGVMSDIHRQFIEAVARSRGLEVTAVEPLADGRILSGRQARDAGLLDELGNFSLAVQRAAELARIEGEPTLVYPRKDRMTLLRELLEEEGAEGLARLAGRLADSLRPRLTLEPAH, encoded by the coding sequence GTGAACAACGACCCGAACGGAGAACTCCGGCGTTCCGCCTGGAACCCGGTGCTCGTGGTCCTGGCCACGGTGGGGGGGCTCTCCCTCCTGGCGTTGGCGGGCCTCTTCTTCCTCCTCTACTCGGTTCTCCACCAGGCCTCGGAGTCCCGCACCGTCTTGCCCGGAACCGGCGACAAGGTGGGGGTCGTCCCCGTCACCGGGGTGATCGACGATCCCGCCCCCACCCTCAAGGCCCTGCGGGAGTTCCGGCTCGACGCCTCCATCAAGGCCGTGGTGGTCCGGATCGACAGCCCCGGCGGGGCGGTGGGGGCCTCCCAGGAGATCTACGAGGAGATCCGCCGTCTCGATGCCGTCAAACCCGTGGTGGCCTCCATGGGTTCCGTGGCCGCCTCCGGGGGCTACTACGCCGCCCTCGGGGCGCGCAAGATCATCGCCAACCCCGGCACCGTGACCGGCAGCATCGGGGTCATCCTCAAGATCCCCAACCTCGGCCGGCTCCTCCAGAAACTGGGCATCAGGACCACCGTGGTGAAGAGCGGCAAGCTCAAGGACCTCGGCTCGGTGACCCGGGATCTCACCCCCGCGGAACGGCGGGTGCTCCAGGGGGTCATGTCGGACATCCACCGGCAGTTCATCGAGGCGGTGGCGAGGAGCCGGGGGCTCGAGGTGACCGCCGTGGAGCCCTTGGCCGACGGGCGGATCCTCTCCGGCCGCCAGGCCCGGGATGCCGGCCTCCTGGACGAGCTGGGCAACTTCTCCCTCGCGGTGCAGCGGGCGGCGGAACTGGCGCGCATCGAGGGGGAGCCCACCCTGGTCTATCCTCGCAAGGATCGAATGACGCTGCTCCGGGAGCTCCTCGAGGAGGAGGGGGCCGAGGGCCTCGCCCGGCTGGCCGGCCGGCTGGCCGATTCGCTCCGGCCCCGGCTGACCCTGGAACCCGCCCATTGA
- a CDS encoding L-threonylcarbamoyladenylate synthase, with product MRIEIDPERPRPRAVQQVVRALEAGGVVVYPTDTCYGLGADIFNKKAIERIYRLKGVPKTEPFSFVCADLREISRYARVTDLAYRILRRMLPGPYTFVLEGSRQVPKMMLTKRRTVGIRVPDHPICQAIAAALGRPLISTSATLAGSPIFEDPREAAEAYGKNVDIVVDSGLILPEPSSVVSLIGDEPEVLRAGKGDVSLFEAAGA from the coding sequence ATGCGGATCGAGATCGACCCAGAACGCCCACGCCCGCGGGCCGTCCAACAGGTGGTCCGGGCCCTCGAGGCCGGGGGCGTCGTCGTCTACCCCACCGACACCTGCTACGGGCTCGGGGCCGACATCTTCAACAAGAAGGCCATCGAGCGCATCTACCGGCTCAAGGGGGTCCCCAAGACCGAGCCCTTCAGCTTCGTCTGCGCCGACCTCCGGGAGATCAGCCGCTACGCCCGGGTCACCGACCTCGCCTACCGGATCCTGCGGCGCATGCTCCCCGGGCCCTACACCTTCGTCCTGGAAGGCTCCCGGCAAGTGCCGAAGATGATGCTCACCAAGCGCCGCACCGTGGGGATCCGGGTCCCCGACCACCCCATCTGCCAAGCCATCGCCGCCGCTCTCGGCCGCCCCCTGATCAGCACCTCCGCCACCCTGGCCGGCTCGCCCATCTTCGAAGACCCCCGGGAGGCCGCCGAGGCCTACGGCAAAAACGTGGACATCGTGGTGGACAGCGGGCTGATCCTGCCGGAACCCTCCAGCGTGGTCTCCCTCATCGGTGACGAGCCGGAGGTCCTCCGGGCCGGCAAGGGCGACGTCTCCCTCTTCGAGGCCGCCGGCGCCTGA
- a CDS encoding HU family DNA-binding protein, which translates to MLKGDLVAALHAAFPEHLKKDIEAVVDVVFETMAEALKAGRRIEIRGLGSFCLHPQKGRTFVNPKTGRRTECPPGYRIVFKPGKELRNNGRPG; encoded by the coding sequence ATGCTGAAGGGTGACCTCGTGGCCGCGCTGCATGCGGCCTTCCCGGAACACCTCAAGAAGGATATCGAGGCGGTGGTGGACGTCGTCTTCGAGACCATGGCGGAGGCCCTCAAGGCGGGCCGCCGCATCGAGATCCGGGGCCTGGGCTCCTTTTGCCTCCATCCCCAGAAGGGCCGCACCTTCGTCAATCCCAAGACCGGGCGCCGCACGGAGTGCCCGCCCGGCTACCGCATCGTCTTCAAGCCCGGCAAGGAACTCCGGAACAACGGCCGGCCCGGCTGA